The following coding sequences lie in one Alicyclobacillus curvatus genomic window:
- a CDS encoding flavin reductase family protein, whose protein sequence is MDVTPDELPWRDSYKLLIGAIVPRPIAFVSTVDKSGVNNLAAFSFFNGVCPKPFIISFAPMRRGSDGSKKDTLRNIEETHEFVVNVVNEPLVSPMSQTNPEFPPDVDEFEISGLTPVASHLVKPPRVLESPIQMECQLVQVVHLGEETGSGSLVLGRVVKMHIAESVYADGKIDPAKLQAVGRMAGDVYARTTDRFAFQRATLTDRS, encoded by the coding sequence GTGGATGTGACGCCAGATGAGCTGCCCTGGCGCGACAGCTATAAACTGCTGATTGGCGCCATCGTGCCGCGGCCAATTGCTTTTGTCTCCACCGTCGACAAAAGCGGCGTCAACAACTTGGCTGCGTTTAGTTTCTTCAATGGGGTTTGTCCAAAACCTTTTATCATTTCTTTTGCTCCAATGCGCCGCGGATCCGATGGCAGCAAAAAGGATACCTTGCGCAACATCGAAGAGACACACGAATTTGTCGTAAACGTGGTCAACGAACCGCTTGTTTCACCGATGAGCCAGACCAACCCGGAGTTTCCGCCTGACGTGGATGAGTTTGAGATATCAGGACTCACGCCCGTTGCAAGCCATCTGGTGAAGCCGCCCCGGGTGCTGGAAAGTCCCATTCAGATGGAATGTCAGCTCGTGCAAGTGGTGCATCTTGGGGAGGAAACCGGATCGGGAAGTTTGGTGCTCGGACGGGTTGTGAAGATGCACATTGCCGAGTCGGTGTACGCGGATGGGAAGATAGATCCCGCCAAATTACAGGCAGTTGGCAGGATGGCGGGGGATGTGTACGCTCGAACGACAGATAGGTTTGCATTTCAGCGCGCGACATTGACAGACCGAAGCTGA